Genomic DNA from Oxyura jamaicensis isolate SHBP4307 breed ruddy duck chromosome 23, BPBGC_Ojam_1.0, whole genome shotgun sequence:
TGCTGCCTTGTGGGGATTCTTTAACCAATTTCAGGCTCTGTGTAGTGGAAAACCTCAGGAGGGGAACCCAAGACAGCACTGTCAGTCCAATCATCAGGTGAGAAGACTAGCATCCAGACACAGCTCCATGTGCTGAAGATCTTCTGAACTTGGAACAGTAGCTTGATCTTTCTCTGAATTCATTTCACACCTTAAAAAAGCTGAGTTGTCTTCATTTAACAGATCTTTGGCTATAAACTTTACTACTAAAATGAAGCTATCCTTAAGGGAAATACTTCCGAGTTTAAGGATATAATTTCAACCTTTCCTTTGCTGGGAAGAATCAAATAGCAAGAACCTGAAGGTGTCAGGATAAAGCTTACAGAGGAGCCATCCACAATAATGCTCTCATCGTtttctctgcctgcctctgaGAGAGGTTACTGGGATGCTTCAGCACTGCGATTATGGGGTCAAAGCTTGGGTGTGCATTCAATGTCTGgaattattattgctatttatGATATCCTACTGAAAATGCAGTGATGCTCAGGTGGCCACAGTGGGAATTCTTTGCGCTACGAAGGAGGTCAGGCAGGAAGACCAAAATGATAGCTTCTGGCTCAGCATGTTTGGATTCTGTGTAATCACTGGGTTTAGACTGTTTCTCCTGAAGTCTGTTAGGATAATTAAGGCAATAGTGGTATGCTGCACACAACATTGTCTAGGCTGCTAAATCAATAATCTCTAAAGCGAGCACTTTGTCTCCCTTGCAGataacatttgttttactgCCTGATTTGAAAACATTCTCATTTTGGATGCCTCGATTCAATTGCATTAATAGGAAAAACTTCCCTGCTCACTGTGTGGATCCTTGGACTGTATAAGTAAAGCCCAGAATTTAATGGACTCTCTCATATATGAAAGAATGCATTAACTACAGGTCAGCAAAATCTGTTTATTGTGTTGTTTTAGTGTGGAgagctattattattatgttgCTTTTAAGGTAGCCTGCTTAAAGGTAATTTAGCCTGTCCAAAGCCATGCAGAATGCCAACACATAACTTCTGCTTGTTTATGTTAATGATACAGTATAGAGTCACAGTTCAGTGTTAACCTCAGTTTACCCTTGGGATAGCTGACTAGTAGGGAATGAAGAGTTTTTGtaaatgttctttctctttttcacttgtCAAGGATTGTCATGTGGTTTTCCTGGACTTGTCATCcattcaaaattaattcaaaataatctttttttttcagttccccTTTAGGATTGAAATTCCACAGTGTTCTATAATGAGGGTAGAAACCATGAGCCTGAATCTATTTTTACTCCTTGACATAATCCTACGTCTTTTCCCACGATGATATTTGTAATCAGTGTGGGAATTTATTCCGGGGTGGAGCCCTGAATTGTgtaaaaagcctttcttttagGATGGAAAGGCAAAGAACACACCAGGGGATGGCCTTGTTTGACAGTGTCCCCAGGAGGGGTACTCCAACACTAATATTTTACTAACAGGAATTGGACTGGCACAACCTCTGGAAGTTATGCTCTTCTCAGGTGTCTCTGTGGGCATAAAAAGTCCAAAATTTCTAGTCCTTTTGGGAAGTGGGAACCTCAATGCCTTCAGAAAAGTGACCTCACATGGCATGTCTCCACTGTCAGTCTTGAGCATCTGTGGCAGAATCACCAAGTGAATCCAAATCATCAAACTTCCTCGCAATTACAAGGTAATTGGTGGCATCCCGGCCTTTCAGGCACCAGACTGTTAAACACCTCATCAAACATTCAGAAGACTTGCAGAAcccaaagaggaaaatgaggagGGAGGTATTTTTTCCACCTGATGGACATGGTATGTAATTACCTTAGGCATATCCTGATTCTCTGTCTGTATTGCTCATCACTGCTATGTCTAAGAATTACTTGATATTCAAAGAGTGCCCTAACCAAGTCAGGTTTTCATAACATGATTACATTATGAATTTCACTCCTGTATATTACAGTGTGCACACATACACTTTCATCATGTATTGGACTGCAGTTTGTGCTCTGATACCACGCACCACAGGATGTCTAcaaattgaattatttcaggATAGTTATGCTAAGTAGCTCCATGCAGGGAAACCTGTATTCTAGCACAAAAGCACCTTGTTCTCCTTTATCGTAATCCACGTTTAAAATGGGTTATGATGCAGAACAGGCCACTCCTATTTTGGAATAATTTTGTGTAGGAATAGCTTTTGTGCTTTTGGCTCACACCCTGCATTAGCCAAAAGAGCTTTGAAGTGTAGACAAGCCTCTAATGTGTCTCTAGTATTTCCATTCTGCTCCCTGGCTCCTGCCTGTTCTTTGGCTCTTCCTTTGGGAAGGTccagagcaaaaccaaacctgCAGAGCCCGTCATTTAGGTCTTTGTTTTTATGAGCTTCATACCAAGGGACATTTCCAAGCTGATTCCCAATTTCCGTGCATCATTAAGTTTTTGAAAGGAGTATTTAGACGCAAGCTTCTGAGACTGAGCCATCTCCACAAATTATATTAGTacataaaatgtttcctttcacgCTTTGCTGAAAGGAAGGTCCCTCTGGAAGTCTGCGGTTCCCTTTAGGACCATTTGGTCACTTCTCTATTATCATCTCTTCTAAAACCACCTATCTTCCGTTTTGTGAAATGCCATTTACACGTCTGCTTCCATGGATTGCCAGGGCTGCTTGCTTGTCTTCTGCTCACTTATTTAAGCCAGCTGCCTGTTTCGTTTGGTGTCTTGTCTCTAGTTTTATGTAGCCATGCCCGTCCCATACTGCTCTTGTCCTCTAtaagcagcacagctctgaccCGTTTGATTTGCTCTTTCCTCCTGCAGGAATCTGCTCCCATCTGCTATCACCCTGGCTGCTTTTCTCCATGGCTTTACCAGTCGGGCTGGCCAGATCTGAGAGTGGCATTTGAGACAGAGGAATACTGCGCAAGCACAGGTTTGTGACGCAGTATCCATTTCCTGGCTTCGTAATCCTTTTCTAACAGTTTCcctcattttatttgtatttttagccTCCTGTGAGTTCATGAGGTGGCTGTTTTTGGAGTCCTACCCATAACAGCGCAACAAACGTAGAAGCTAATTTAGAGAGCTTGATTGCATATAGGAGGGTTATTTTATCAGCTAATTTATCACTCACTTTCTTGATACTATGAGGTCCTTCTACAGACAGGTTTAGATTTGACTATCCCGAGTAGTTCTGAAACATCTGCAAACTCATCATTTCACTGCTCATCTCCAGCACTACCAGAGGCGCCGgcctgctcagctgctgtgacTTGTGAGGTCAGGGCATGAACGCCAGCTCCTGTCATTCCCTGAACTTTCTATTTGTTGACTGCACAGATCAGTCAAATATCAGCCatggaaatgaaggaaataggTAGGTTTAAGAAATATCAAGTACAACCACAGCGGCAGAAGGATCCTTGTTAACAAAGACGATGGAAGtgctttcttcaaataaaaagagGTTTATTAAGATAATGAGAATGACACTGTGGTGTGGGTGTTGTACATCTATTGCAGCATTAAGAGAAACAACAGCAAGTACAAAATCCTGCAGAACTTCTATAGTCATTATTATCACAGCCTATCTTGTCCATGCTACAGTTTTGTGTATCCAAAACTTCATTCCCATTTCTAATGGCAGAAAAACCAGAGACTttcatctttcaaaaacaaaacaaaaacaaaacaaaataaaacaacaaaaaaaaaagattcaattCGATATAAATAACTTGCACTGGACATCTTAAAACTTTCAGATTTAattacacataaataaatatatacagattcAGAACAGTTCAGTTTGGCCTGGTTCAAGTTCTGCTCCTTGtgctttattaattattattattattattaattttagaaACTTCTGTGCTGTTATCTGTAGGTTGTGGAGTTGTAATAAGTCCCGGGTATGACTTAACCTGCTTTATCCCCTGCAGTAGCAGTCGGAAGCTCTCCGCGGTCGGTTCCTGCCCTGGGAAGGACCGGGGTGAGGTTTGTTCCTCCCCTCGTGGCACGGCTCAGGGCTCCACGGCCCTGGGAAACCCACGAGGGGTCTGTTTGAAAACTGTAAACGAAGTCTGAAACTGCTTCAAATCCAAAGCAGTTCTGCTGGCAATTTTCTCCTGGCCTGGCTTTAGGGCTGGGCTGTAGGTGGGGAAATTGGAAGGTTTCCTCTGTGTTTGCCTGTTGAAACCAGCTGATAAATCCAGGTACAGCCAGCGACCCAACTCCCTGCCCTCTTCTGCTCGTTCCTCTGCTCCTTGCACTGAGGAGGCCTCGTCTCGCTCTTCTCAGTTAGAACAAATTCCTGGAGCATGTCAGGATTTCGTTATgggctttcaaaaaaataaaaataaaaaaattgcacaTGACTTGGCTTCCTGCATCCatgatttaaaggaaaaaaaaaaaaaggcaaaaaccaaAAGCCATCAACCTGgcttattttctcattctcacTACGTCCATTAGAGTTGGTTTCTTCGTATTAAattctttaaatcttttctctctcctatttGCTTTACGAGTTTCATCCCGAGTTCAAATGTAGCAGTTCAGAAAAACGCTGCTGCCCTGGGTCTTCGTCCCCCCAAGCAGCGTTTAACCTTCCTATTGCTCCCGGGGAGCGCTCCCgccgggcagagggagggagtcGGCGCGTTATTTCCGATGCTTCACTTCCTTTTCTGACGCTTTGGAGTCTCCAGCCGTGTGCCCGTTCCCCGTGCTGTTCATGAACATTTTATCCAGCCCCTTGAGGGACTCCACCAGGTAGTTCTGGAAGGCTGTGAGCGCCGCACAGATGGCCGGACCCCCAAAGCCGTGGGTTATCAAGCTGAAATGAGTCAAACAGCTCTGGACACCTGGCTCTAGGATGAGGGAGGGGCGGCTGTTCCCCAGCGGTGAGCGGTCCTGGGCTATCAAGTCTGCAAACTCTTTACAAATTTGCCTGAAACAGAAAGGTTCGCGTTACTATGAAtgctgctggaaagctgtgggggtgtttggggtttcttttcctgctccttgCACAAGCAGTTTTCTGCTCTAGCCCGCGGAAAGCCCCCACGTGCAGCCAGAGCtggtgcagcagctgctgcttcaaagGGGCACGTACAGCAGTGCCACAGAGTTCCCTGGGGTTAGGTTAACCTCTCCCGTCTAGGAGCAAGCCCTTCAATCGGTGCTAATTATTCATCTTTCTGCGCGTTTTTCAGGTGTGGCTGTGCGCAGCTTATGAGACCAGAAAAGGAAGCTTTCGGGGCAGAAGAGGAAGCTTTCAGGGCTAACGCCGCCCTTCCCTTGCAGGCTGTGTGTACCTGCCACGCTGTGGCCGGGTAAGTACTCACTTGGTAGCCAGCAGCATGTTTTTCCTGGTGTGCAGCTCGGTGGGGTCGGAGTGCTGTCGGCACAGGTATTCTGCTGCCGCTTTGGCTGGGAATTCTGTTTCACACACGTAGCCGAAATCCCGGGCCAGGTGGACGGCCTCACCTACAAGCAGGACAGATTGACAAGCTGTGTCAGCACCTGTGTGAAAGGGAATGTTTTCCGTAGCAGCTTCAGACATTTCACTGACATGGCTCACGGGATTGCAACGCTCTCCTTTCTCAGTCACCACCTAAAAGCTCTCTCCACCTTTGGCTCTTGAGCTGGTGCAGAGACACCACTAAGAGTTTCTGGTACCCTTTGTAAAACAGTGAGTCCATACGGGTCTGACCGAACCCTCACCACCTCTAAACAGAAGCTGATCCTTTCCTTTGATCATTTAAAAGGTATCAAGCAGGTGGTGGCTGGCTTTGGGTCAGGACGTGTGACTCACTAAGCTGCTCTCCtccaaaagaaagaacagcaggGGTGGTTCTGACCTGGCCCCTTCCCTTGCTCTATCTGTCTCTCCCCACTTCTTCCAAAATTTCCTGCTGCCCTCTCCAAACTGAGCAAATCTCAGACTAGTCCTAGAGTTTTAAATGGGTTGGAGGGTGCAAAGCAACCTTAGTCCTGTGactgccagaaaaaaacagggatgTGAGGACGGAAGGAGCCGGGGGAAGGTGTTTACGTCCTCCCACAGCGAGCAGGGCCCTCGGGCTGGGTGTGCAGGCAGCATATTCATCACCCCTTGGAAATGCCCACCCATTGATGAAATTGATCCATCTCCAGGCGTCCCCGTGGAAGTAATCAGAGCTGATGGCAATTGATCATGCCCAGCACCCGAAATCCTGGTCGAGCAGGCAGAGCTAATTTGACTTGCCCCCTGCTGCTCACACGTATTAGGCCATCCATCCTGATAGCATTAACCTAGATCCCACCACAGCTttcccagctcccagagctggCTCTGTGAAGCCATGTCACGGGGAAAGTGTCTGTGCTTTCTATATAGAGCTGATACTTTccactttctctcttcttccaaaGAAGCAACGGAGAAGGTAAACCTAGAGAATTGGAGCTGCAGTTGTTCGTATGtcagaaaacaatcaaaacataCTGGCTGCTGAAAAACAGCCATTGTGACAATAAAAAAAGGACTGTATGACCTCATGGGGAGAGCCTGGCTTTATTTCCTCCCATGAGTGTGTGGGAATGGCTCAATGTTTTAAAGGCAATTCGGATGCTGGCTTACAGAGGCTTCAGCAGGGGGAACAAGCGGCCTTGGAGCCGGGAGCCTGCAGTCTGCCTGAACACATGCCTCTTTCTGAGAACTTGGGAATGCTTCTGAAGTTGAAACACAGCCTTCCTGCCCATCCAGGCCTGTGCTGGAGCTACCTGATAGGGCAGGTGCTCAAGAGAAGGCAAGAGTTCCCAAAGGAAGCTGCGCTTCTACCTGCGTGCAGCCCTTGTAGTGCTCCCTGAATTCCCAAGCCCTCATGCTCCCGCATCCATATGAACAGTTTTGGGTCTTCTGCGTAACAAAAAGTATATTGTTAGAACTCGAAGAGACCCACctagtgttttttaaaaacaaacagacatttgggaaaacagagaaaacaaattaaagcaagGCAGCAAACACCCAATAAAGAGGGCCTGGTGCAGAGGGGGACAAGCCAGTTTCTGCGTGCTGGGTAATGACAAAGCACTGACACCTTGCTCTGCGTGAAACATCTCCCAGCACCATAACGCTTACTTGCAGGAGGAAATTATATCCATCAAGCACACATGGCGCCACTCTTTTATTTACTATGAGCTGGTAAGCAGCAACCAAAACATCGGCAGCCGCCTGAAATCAAAATGTTcgtttcttccttcctttctttctttcgttcttttctttcttctcttttaatgGAAATCAGCCTTTCATTCAGCACAAACCAACTGCCCTCAGTAACAACCTCCGCCTAATGAAGCGGGTCATTTAATTTGCTGGCAACAATGGAAATGATTTTCTATTCAGAaactgcaggcagctgcctccAACACGCTGGGCTCGAGCACAATGGATTCCAAAGCGGGAAGGGAGTCGTGGCTGTCACTGCATTTGTTTGCTCCCCGTGCCCTTTTCTCCAACATCGTCAATTCCATAGTGCGAAAAGTAGGAGGGGAGCAAACGATCAGGCGGCTCCGAGCACCTCAAGCTGCACAGCACCTTTGCCATAGCTGCACCCAGCCCTTAACGCCACGCGCTGAGCTCAGCCACCACAAACTTTATCTCCACCTGCAAGACCTCAGAGCC
This window encodes:
- the LOC118177798 gene encoding uncharacterized protein LOC118177798 — its product is MGTSGSVVLCRENLCLSRASSIQQRAVILHPHCLLLADLFGLFISVQIIRWSQKLSTMENRSIPCTAVAGHSGMESYQENAALWGFFNQFQALCSGKPQEGNPRQHCQSNHQITFVLLPDLKTFSFWMPRFNCINRKNFPAHCVDPWTVCLCGHKKSKISSPFGKWEPQCLQKSDLTWHVSTVSLEHLWQNHQVNPNHQTSSQLQGICSHLLSPWLLFSMALPVGLARSESGI